The Microbacterium sp. SORGH_AS_0428 genome contains the following window.
CCTGGTGCTCCGCCGGGGCGCCGCCGCATCCGTTCTGCCCGAGCTGGTCTCGGATGCGGGGGCCGGCGCCGTCTTCTGGAACCGCCGCTACAGGGGGCCGGAACGCGAGATCGACGCCGGCCTCAAGCAGAGCCTGCGCGAAGGCGGGCTCGAGGTGCGCTCGTTCCCGGCGTCGCTCCTGTTCGAACCGTGGACGGTGCGCACCGGCTCCGACACCCACTTCTCCGTGTTCACGCCCTTCTGGCGCGCGTGCCTGCATCTTCCCGCCCCGCGGGCGCCACTGCCCGAGCCGCGCGAGATCGCGGGGATGGGCAGGCCACCCGCATCCGATGCCCTCGAGGACTGGGACATGCTGCCGACGCGCCCCGACTGGGCCGGGGGCCTGCGCGAGACGTGGGAGCCCGGCGAGCCAGCCGCCCGCGCGCGCCTCAGGCACTTCCTGACGCACGACCTTCCCGGCTACGACACGGCGCGCGACGAGCCCGCAGCGGGAGTGACCTCCCAGCTGTCGCCGCGCCTGCGCTGGGGGGAGCTGAGTCCCTTCACGATCTGGCATGACACCCTCGCGACGGGCGCGGATGCGGGACGCTTCCTCTCCGAGCTGGGCTGGCGCGAGTTCGCGTGGCACACCCTGTTCCACTTCCCCGATCTCGCCCGGAAGAACCTTCGTCCGACCTTCGACGCCTTCCCCTGGCCGCGCCTGCAGCCCTCGCACCTCGAGGCGTGGCAACGGGGACGCACCGGCGTCCCCCTCGTGGATGCGGGGATGCGGGAGCTCTGGCACACCGGCATCATGCACAACCGCGTGCGGATGGTCACCGCCTCGTACCTGATCAAGAACCTCATGATCGACTGGCGCCACGGCGAGCAGTGGTTCTGGGACACGCTCGTCGACGCGGATGCGGCCTCCAACCCCTTCAACTGGCAGTGGGTGGCGGGTTCGGGCGCCGACGCAGCACCGTACTTCCGGATTTTCAACCCCCGGACCCAAGCCGAGAAGTTCGACAAGGATGGCTTTTACGTCTCGCAGTGGGCTCCGGATTCCGCATCCCTGGACCCGCTCGTCGACTTGGGGGCATCGCGCAAGCGCGCGCTGGACGCGTACGAGAACGTCAAAGCTGCCGCGCGCTGAGCGCTCCTGGAAGGACACCGACATGCCCCGCACCGCCCGCCGTCTCCTGCTTCCGCTCGTGGCAGCCGCCGCATTCGCACTCGCCGGGTGTGCGGCTGCCGGCCCCGATGTCTCCCCCGTCGAGGTCGGCGACGCACCGACGGACGCGACCGCACCCGGCACCACCCTGTCGGTCGGCGACACCGCCTGGGTGAAGGTGCCCGCCGCCAGCGGCGACACGGAACTCGTGGGGGCGACCGTGCTCTCCATGGATCCTCTGGATCCGGAGAAGATCGACGGCTACATGGAGAAGGCGGAGCTGAGCAGCCGGCATCCGTTCGCGATCGTGGTGCAGTACACGTGGACGCCGGTGAGCGAGTACGACAGCACGACGCGCAGCGTGCCCCTCATCCCGATCGAGGCGGACGGCTCGTTCGCCGGCTGGCTCGCCAACGACATCGGAAACGTCGGGATGGGCGACGCGGACGCGTGCGGCCTGGCCCTTCCGGAACCGAAGAACGGGACCGCGCTGGAATGCTGGGTGGCCCTGACGACGGGGCCGGACCTGGGCGGAGTGGAGTTCAACGGCACCACCCGCAACGACACCTTCCCCGACGAGGAACATCCGTACGCGGGGCAGCCCGTCACCTGGAAGCCCTGACGCCGGCCCGACTCCGGCGCGCCGCGGAATGCGCGGGCACGCAACGGGGTTGCCCACGAAGATGAGCATCACCGTTTCCGTCCTCGACCTCGTTCCCGTGCGCACCGGCCAGAGCAGCGCCCAGGCTGTCGCCGCATCGCTCGACCTCGCCGAACGCGCCGATGAGCTGGGCATCGGCCGTTACTGGTTCGCCGAGCACCACAACATGCCCGCGGTGGCATCGACCAGCCCGCCCGTGCTGATCGCCGCCGCCGCCGCACGCACGAAGCGGATGCGGGTCGGCTCGGGTGGCGTGATGCTCCCCAACCACTCGCCGCTCATCGTGGCCGAGCAGTTCGCCGCGCTCGAGGCGCTGGCGCCGGGGCGCATCGACCTCGGCATCGGCCGCGCACCCGGCAGCGACCCCGTCATCACGCAGTTGCTGCGCCGCAGCGGCACCACGAGCGACGTGGAGCAGTTCCCCCAGCACATCTCCGACATCCTCTCGCTCACGAGCGACGCGGGCGCCACGGTGCGCTTCACCTCCGGCGACACCTACAGCGTGCATGCGACGCCCGCCGCGACGACCCTTCCCGAGGTGTGGCTGCTCGGCTCGAGCGACTACTCCGCGCAGCTGGCCGCCGCATCCGGCCTGCCCTACGTCTTCGCGAACCACTTCGCCGGAGACGGGCTCGAGCGCGCGCTGACGCTCTACCGCGACCAGTACCAGCCTTCCGAGGCCCACCCGAGTCCGCGCACCTTCGTCACGGCCAACGCGGTCGTGGCGCCGACGGAGGCCGAAGCGTGGGAGCGTGCGCTGCCGCAGGTGCGCATGATGTCCCGCATCCGCTCCGGACGCCCGCTGGTGCCCATGGAGACCGTCGAGCAGGCGCGGGATGCGGAGGCGCGCGACAACCTCGGCGCGCACATCATCGACAACGCCCGGCGCACGTGGTTCGTCGGGGCGCCGGAGCAGGCCGCGGACGCGCTCCGCGCGTTCTCGACGCGCTACGGCGTGGACGAGATCATGGTCTCCCCCGTCGCCGGCGCCTACGACGCGGAGCCCCTGGACGCCGCGGGCGGGCGCGTCCAGACGCTGGAACTGCTGACGCCGCTGCTCGCCGCCTGAGGCGGGCCGGTCAGGCCTCCGGCTCGCCGCTGACGAGCGCGCGCAACCAGTCGCGGGCCTCGACGAACACGTCGTCGGAGTAGCGCTCCGGATATCGGTTGATCGCGCGGTCGGCGCGCGGGTACGAGCCGAGGAAGATCACCTTCGGGCTGAAACGGCGCAGTCCCATGAGCGCGTCGGCCACCCGTTCGTCGAGAACGTGGCCGTCGGCGTCGATCACGAAACGGTAGCGGCCGAGGGCGTCGCCGATCGGACGGGATGCGAGCAGCGACAGGTTGATCCCGCGGGTCGCGAACTGCTCCAGCATCTCCATGAGCGCGCCGGGGTACTCCTCCGGCAGCTCCACGATGAGCGAGGTCTTGTCGGCTCCGGTGGGCGCCGGCGGCGCCACGGTGCGCGCCACGAGCACGAAGCGGGTGACGGCGTCCTTCTTGTCGCCGACTCCTTCGGCGAGCAGATCGAGCTCGTGGTGCTCCAGGATCCCGGGAGGGGCGATGGCCGCATCCGCGTCGCTGGTCCCGTCGAGCAGGCCGAGAGCGGCCGCGACGTTGCTGGATGCCGGCAGGTGCGCGTGAGCGGGAAGCTCACGACTCAGCCAGTGCAGGCACTGCGCGTAGGCGACGGGGTGCGCGGCCACGAGCGAGACGTCTTCGAGACGCTGCCCGGGTCGGCCGACCAGCACGAAGCTGACCGGTACGAGGTACTCGCCGATGATGCGCAGCCCCGGCATCGTGGCCAGCGCGTCCTGCGCCGTGGAGACGCCGCCGTCGACCGAGTTCTCGATCGCGATCATCGCCGCATCCGATCGCCCCTCGACGACGTCCGCGAGCGCTTCGCCCACGTTGCGCACCGAACGCCAGATCTGGCCGCGCGCCTCGGGCACCTGGGCGAGAGCCGCTTCCGTAAAGGTGCCCGCCGGACCCAGATAGCTGTAGGTACGACGGGCGACGGGTGCGGTGCTCACGGGCACTCAGCCTAGACCGCCCCCGGCGGGCTGCGGTGAACACCGGAAATGACACCGCTGCGCGCGCGGAGAGTGACGACACCCTGTCGGCACGGCAGACTAGGGGCATGAGCCGTGCCGGACAGCCTGCTGAGCCTTCTGATCTGATCGACATCGACGAGCTGATCGCCGCCTACTACGACCTGAAGCCCGACGCTTCGGTGCCCGCGCAGCGGGTCGTTTTCGGCACGAGCGGACACCGCGGATCGAGCCTGTCGACCAGCTTCAACGAGAACCACATCCTCGCCACCACCCAGGCGATCGTCGACTACCGGGCGGGCCAGGGCATCACCGGCCCGCTCTTCCTCGGCCGCGACACGCACGGGCTGTCACTCCCGGCCGAGCGCACGGCCATCGAGGTGCTCGTCGCCAACGGCGTGGACGTACGCGTCGACGCCCGTGACTCGTGGGTTCCCACCCCGGCGCTCAGCCACGCGATCCTCACCTACAACCGCGATCGCACCGCCGACGACACGGGCCGCGCGGACGGCATCGTCGTGACGCCCTCGCACAACCCGCCGCGCGACGGCGGCTTCAAGTACAACCCGCCCCACGGCGGACCTGCCGACACCGACGCCACCTCGTGGATCGCCGACCGCGCCAACGAGCTCATCGCGGCGGGCCTCACGGGCGTCAAGCGCACCCCCTACGCCGACATCGACGGCGACACCCTCGCGCAGTACGACTTCCGCGAGGCGTACGTACGCGACCTCGACGCGATCATCGACATCGAGGCCATCAAGAAGGCCGGCATCCGCATCGGCGCCGACCCGCTGGGCGGCGCCTCCGTCGACTACTGGGCACTGATCGCCGAGCACTACGGGCTCGACCTCACCGTCGTGAACCCCGATGTCGACCCGACGTGGAAGTTCATGACGCTCGACTGGGACGAGAAGATCCGCATGGATCCGTCCTCACCCAACGCCATGGCGGCGCTCGTCGCCCGCCGCGACGAGTACGACATCCTCACCGGAAACGACGCGGATGCGGATCGCCACGGCATCGTCACCCCCGATGCGGGCCTCATGAACCCGAACCACTACCTCGCGGTCGCGATCGACTACCTGTTCTCGCACCGGCCCGGCTGGCCGGCAGAAGCCGCCGTGGGCAAGACCCTCGTGTCTTCGATGATCATCGACCGCGTCGTCGAGGCCCTCGGTCGCACCCTGTACGAGGTCCCGGTCGGCTTCAAGTGGTTCGTCCCCGGCCTGCTCGACGGCTCGGTCGCCTTCGGCGGCGAGGAGTCCGCCGGCGCATCCTTCCTCCGCCAGGACGGCACCGTCTGGACCACCGACAAGGACGGCATCCTGCTGTGCCTGCTCGCCGCCGAGATCCTCGCGGTGACCGGCAAGACCCCCTCGCAGCGCTATGCGGAGCTCGAGGACACCTACGGCGCATCCGTCTACCAGCGCGTCGACGCTCCGGCGACCCCGGAGCAGAAGGCGGCGCTCGCGAAGCTGTCGCCGGATGCGGTCACCGCCACCGAGCTCGCCGGCGAGCCCATCACCGCCAAGCTCTCGCACGCTCCCGGCAACGGCGCGGCGATCGGCGGCCTCAAGGTCGTGACGGCGGATGCGTGGTTCGCCGCGCGTCCCTCCGGCACCGAGGACGTCTACAAGCTGTACGCGGAGTCGCTGCGCGGCGAGGCCCACCTGCACGACGTGCAGGACGAGGCCCGTGCCGTCGTGTCCGAGGCCCTCTCCGGCGCCTGACCCTCGGCGGGGGGCTCTTCCGCATCCGGCGCCGGCCGCATCCCTTTCCCGCGAGACTGCATTTCCTACACGAAATCACTGGGTTTACCCGTGATCTCGTGATGAAGATGCAGTCTCGCGGGCTTGGGGGGGTAACGAGCGGTGCACGAAAGGAGGGCGGAGCCGGTGTGCGGCTCCGCCCTCCTTTCGTGGTTACTCCGCGGCCGAGCGGCGCCGCGTGGTGACGCCGACCAGCAGCGAGCCCAGCAGCAGCGCCCCGAGGGCGAACGGCAGGGTCGGGCCGAGGTCGAGCCCCGTCACGGCCAGCGGACCGGATGCGGCGCGCACCTCCAGCGGCACCCAGCCGATGACGGCGCCGGACGCATCCGTCACGACCAACCGGTGCTGGCCCGTGGGTGCATCCGCCGGGATCGAGACTGTGATCTCCCCCGCGGCCGACACGACCTTCGTTCCGAGGTGGACGGGCGTCGAGAACAGCCACGCGTCGACCGACGAACCGGCGCGCGAGGCGCCGACGCCGATCGTGATCGACGATCCGGCCGTCACCACGCTCGGAGCCGTGATGCCGCCGCGCGTCGCATCGGTCAGGGCCGACGCCGCGGGCGCCTGCGCACCACCGGTGCCCGGCTCGCCGGGGTTGCCGGGCTCTCCCGGCGTGCCGGGCCCACCCGGACCCCCGGGGTTTCCGGGGTTGCCGGGAGCC
Protein-coding sequences here:
- a CDS encoding deoxyribodipyrimidine photo-lyase, with product MSSPTLVWFRDDLRLADNPALRAAIDRGEPVVGVYLLDEESPGVRALGGAARWWLHHSLASLGERLRERGGSLVLRRGAAASVLPELVSDAGAGAVFWNRRYRGPEREIDAGLKQSLREGGLEVRSFPASLLFEPWTVRTGSDTHFSVFTPFWRACLHLPAPRAPLPEPREIAGMGRPPASDALEDWDMLPTRPDWAGGLRETWEPGEPAARARLRHFLTHDLPGYDTARDEPAAGVTSQLSPRLRWGELSPFTIWHDTLATGADAGRFLSELGWREFAWHTLFHFPDLARKNLRPTFDAFPWPRLQPSHLEAWQRGRTGVPLVDAGMRELWHTGIMHNRVRMVTASYLIKNLMIDWRHGEQWFWDTLVDADAASNPFNWQWVAGSGADAAPYFRIFNPRTQAEKFDKDGFYVSQWAPDSASLDPLVDLGASRKRALDAYENVKAAAR
- a CDS encoding LLM class flavin-dependent oxidoreductase, with product MSITVSVLDLVPVRTGQSSAQAVAASLDLAERADELGIGRYWFAEHHNMPAVASTSPPVLIAAAAARTKRMRVGSGGVMLPNHSPLIVAEQFAALEALAPGRIDLGIGRAPGSDPVITQLLRRSGTTSDVEQFPQHISDILSLTSDAGATVRFTSGDTYSVHATPAATTLPEVWLLGSSDYSAQLAAASGLPYVFANHFAGDGLERALTLYRDQYQPSEAHPSPRTFVTANAVVAPTEAEAWERALPQVRMMSRIRSGRPLVPMETVEQARDAEARDNLGAHIIDNARRTWFVGAPEQAADALRAFSTRYGVDEIMVSPVAGAYDAEPLDAAGGRVQTLELLTPLLAA
- the pheA gene encoding prephenate dehydratase, which codes for MSTAPVARRTYSYLGPAGTFTEAALAQVPEARGQIWRSVRNVGEALADVVEGRSDAAMIAIENSVDGGVSTAQDALATMPGLRIIGEYLVPVSFVLVGRPGQRLEDVSLVAAHPVAYAQCLHWLSRELPAHAHLPASSNVAAALGLLDGTSDADAAIAPPGILEHHELDLLAEGVGDKKDAVTRFVLVARTVAPPAPTGADKTSLIVELPEEYPGALMEMLEQFATRGINLSLLASRPIGDALGRYRFVIDADGHVLDERVADALMGLRRFSPKVIFLGSYPRADRAINRYPERYSDDVFVEARDWLRALVSGEPEA
- the pgm gene encoding phosphoglucomutase (alpha-D-glucose-1,6-bisphosphate-dependent) codes for the protein MSRAGQPAEPSDLIDIDELIAAYYDLKPDASVPAQRVVFGTSGHRGSSLSTSFNENHILATTQAIVDYRAGQGITGPLFLGRDTHGLSLPAERTAIEVLVANGVDVRVDARDSWVPTPALSHAILTYNRDRTADDTGRADGIVVTPSHNPPRDGGFKYNPPHGGPADTDATSWIADRANELIAAGLTGVKRTPYADIDGDTLAQYDFREAYVRDLDAIIDIEAIKKAGIRIGADPLGGASVDYWALIAEHYGLDLTVVNPDVDPTWKFMTLDWDEKIRMDPSSPNAMAALVARRDEYDILTGNDADADRHGIVTPDAGLMNPNHYLAVAIDYLFSHRPGWPAEAAVGKTLVSSMIIDRVVEALGRTLYEVPVGFKWFVPGLLDGSVAFGGEESAGASFLRQDGTVWTTDKDGILLCLLAAEILAVTGKTPSQRYAELEDTYGASVYQRVDAPATPEQKAALAKLSPDAVTATELAGEPITAKLSHAPGNGAAIGGLKVVTADAWFAARPSGTEDVYKLYAESLRGEAHLHDVQDEARAVVSEALSGA